The Kordia sp. SMS9 genome window below encodes:
- a CDS encoding lanthionine synthetase LanC family protein: MALTSNVSELILQKLAQHTNVEKAGLLDGLAGESLYYFYRSELLDEAASAEKAILTLQQVIEVMSNTKAHTTFYNGLAGIGWMICHLNETDIAAIDVEDFLDTSVDALLYEEMIQFLNTRVYDFFYGASGICFYFLKRYVTTQNSALKETYKTYITHFLFYLEYISITDANGMYWKQHSYPFETDEMAYQLSTETNISGLILVLCEIANTNDFNPVCSPLLEKSSKWLLHQLETAEIARIDQAFCLWKAGNILKDAMLAEKAMHFLKATANNLTEVQPNSLAKFALIYQQVGQQTGEPFFVEKAAACFQIIVELISKEDLADTSIWKGYAGIGLTALSLNSPNTIHWSTCILI; this comes from the coding sequence ATGGCACTAACATCCAATGTATCCGAACTTATTTTGCAAAAGCTTGCACAACATACAAATGTTGAAAAAGCGGGACTTTTGGATGGACTTGCAGGCGAAAGTTTATATTATTTTTATAGAAGCGAACTGCTTGACGAAGCTGCTTCTGCAGAAAAAGCAATTTTAACGCTTCAACAAGTTATTGAAGTGATGAGCAATACAAAAGCACACACCACTTTTTATAATGGATTGGCTGGGATTGGCTGGATGATTTGCCACCTAAACGAAACTGATATTGCAGCTATTGATGTGGAAGATTTTTTAGATACTTCCGTAGATGCGCTTCTATATGAAGAGATGATTCAGTTTTTGAATACCCGCGTGTATGATTTCTTTTATGGCGCTTCAGGAATTTGCTTTTATTTTTTGAAACGATATGTAACGACACAAAACTCAGCTTTAAAAGAAACCTACAAAACATATATTACCCATTTTCTGTTTTATTTGGAGTATATCAGTATTACTGACGCGAATGGCATGTATTGGAAACAGCATTCGTATCCTTTTGAAACAGACGAGATGGCGTATCAGTTGAGTACTGAAACTAATATTTCTGGGCTAATCCTAGTATTGTGCGAAATTGCGAATACCAATGATTTTAATCCTGTTTGTTCGCCATTACTGGAAAAATCGAGCAAATGGCTATTGCATCAACTTGAAACAGCAGAAATTGCACGAATTGATCAGGCGTTTTGTTTGTGGAAAGCTGGAAACATATTGAAGGATGCAATGTTGGCCGAAAAAGCAATGCACTTTTTAAAAGCAACTGCCAATAATCTCACGGAAGTGCAACCTAATTCACTAGCTAAGTTCGCATTAATTTATCAGCAAGTAGGACAACAAACTGGAGAACCTTTTTTCGTTGAAAAAGCAGCAGCGTGTTTTCAAATCATAGTGGAACTAATTTCAAAAGAAGACCTAGCAGATACTAGTATTTGGAAAGGATATGCAGGAATTGGCTTGACGGCACTTTCGTTGAATTCACCTAACACAATACATTGGTCAACTTGTATATTGATTTAA
- a CDS encoding nucleotidyltransferase domain-containing protein: MEKALEQFITHWKTQVNVRGILLTGSYAVGIQKEDSDVDIRLILDDTVQESFKGLETIDGFSFSFIGRSKAVTLKKFNRQFFSHVKMEACIYNVGKILHDPFGDISEIMKVAKIYVETPLIVNEVSEADLKLYMYSLYKKYSYIISTDPEDPFYIYNYMMYLKSALKCYADVINAEVMFENDSKLHRFLTDDRYLAAYGYSKFPDQDFMKLWLAALKEKSTKGITEIHKYLRQNLHNFNDSNTIISWRD; the protein is encoded by the coding sequence ATGGAAAAAGCTTTAGAACAATTTATTACACATTGGAAAACACAAGTAAACGTAAGAGGCATTCTGCTTACGGGAAGTTATGCTGTTGGTATTCAGAAGGAAGATTCTGATGTAGATATTCGGTTGATTTTAGACGATACTGTGCAAGAATCATTTAAAGGTTTGGAAACGATAGACGGCTTTAGTTTTTCTTTTATTGGACGAAGCAAAGCTGTGACTTTGAAAAAGTTTAACCGACAATTTTTTTCGCATGTAAAGATGGAAGCTTGCATTTATAATGTTGGTAAAATTTTACACGATCCGTTTGGCGATATCTCCGAAATTATGAAAGTGGCTAAGATTTATGTAGAAACACCACTGATTGTCAATGAAGTTTCTGAAGCCGATTTGAAATTGTATATGTATTCATTGTATAAAAAGTACAGCTATATTATAAGTACTGATCCGGAAGATCCTTTTTATATATATAATTATATGATGTATTTAAAAAGTGCGCTGAAATGCTATGCCGATGTTATCAACGCAGAAGTTATGTTTGAGAACGATAGTAAGTTGCATCGTTTTTTAACAGACGATCGCTATTTGGCTGCGTATGGGTATTCTAAATTCCCTGATCAAGACTTCATGAAATTATGGCTCGCTGCATTGAAAGAAAAAAGCACCAAAGGAATTACAGAAATTCACAAATATTTAAGACAGAATTTGCATAACTTTAACGATAGCAATACTATCATCTCATGGCGTGATTGA